The following are encoded together in the Cynocephalus volans isolate mCynVol1 chromosome 4, mCynVol1.pri, whole genome shotgun sequence genome:
- the LOC134376495 gene encoding olfactory receptor 5T9-like produces the protein HETERERLSIEVNMYSMKLKNVTNVTMFILTGFTDDFELQVILFLLFLAIYLFTLVGNLGLVVLVIKDSRLHNPMYYFLSVLSVLDACYSTTVTPKTLVNFLADNKSISISGCAAQMLLLAALGTTECFLLAAMAYDRYVAICNPLLYSVSMSPRVYLSLIIASYVGGFLNATTHTVATFRLSFCGSNVIRHFFCDFPPLLAISCSDTHINQLLLFYFAGSIEIVTILIVLISYSFILVDILKMHSAEGKLKVFSTCGSHLTGVTIYHGTILFMYVRPSSSYTLEHDMIVSIFYTIVIPMLNPIIYSLRNKDVKEAMKRWFEGNSFINKMHFQH, from the coding sequence CATGAAACTGAAAGGGAAAGATTGTCAATAGAAGTGAATATGTACAGTATGAAGTTGAAGAACGTAACCAATGTCACCATGTTTATACTGACAGGCTTCACAGATGATTTTGAACTGCAAGTCATcctatttttactatttcttgcAATCTATCTTTTTACTCTGGTAGGAAATTTAGGACTGGTTGTATTGGTCATTAAGGATTCCAGGCTCCACAATCCCATGTACTATTTTCTGAGTGTTTTGTCAGTCTTGGACGCCTGCTATTCTACAACTGTCACTCCAAAAACATTGGTTAATTTCCTGGCAGATAACAAATCCATTTCAATATCTGGATGTGCAGCACAGATGCTTCTCCTAGCTGCTTTAGGAACAACGGAATGCTTTCTCTTGGCTGCAATGGCTTATGATCGCTATGTAGCCATCTGTAACCCACTTCTGTATTCAGTGAGCATGTCACCCAGAGTTTATCTGTCACTCATCATTGCTTCCTATGTTGGTGGCTTTTTAAATGCTACTACACACACAGTGGCCACATTCAGGTTGTCCTTCTGTGGATCCAATGTAATTAGacatttcttttgtgatttccCTCCTCTCCTTGCTATTTCTTGCTCTGACACTCACATAAACCAGCTTCTACTCTTCTACTTTGCTGGATCTATTGAGATAGTCACTATCCTTATTGTCCTTATATCCTACAGTTTTATTCTGGTGGACATTCTGAAGATGCACTCTGCTGAAGGGAAGCTAAAAGTTTTCTCTACATGTGGCTCTCACCTAACTGGAGTGACAATTTATCATGGGACAATCCTCTTCATGTATGTGAGACCAAGTTCCAGCTATACTTTGGAGCATGATATGATAGTTTCAATATTTTACACCATTGTGATTCCCATGCTCAATCCCATCATCTACAGTTTGAGGAACAAAGATGTAAAAGAGGCAATGAAAAGATGGTTTGAGGGaaattcatttataaataaaatgcattttcagcattGA
- the LOC134376494 gene encoding olfactory receptor 5T1-like — protein MEGLSSEENMYSMKLKNVTKVTMFILMGFTDQFKQPVILFLLFLAIYLFTLVGNLGLVVLVIGNSRLHNPMYYFLSVLSVLDACCSTVVIPKMLVNFLTENKSISISGCAAQMFLFVTFGTTECILLAAMAYDRYVAIYNPLLYSVSMSPRVYMPLIIASYVGGTLTATTHTVATFSLSFCGSNEIRHFFCDIPPLLDISCSDTHTNQLLLFSFAGSIEIVTILIVLISYAFILVAILKMHSAEGKQKIFSTCGSHLTGVSIYHGTILFMYVRPSSNYTLEHDMIVSVFYTIVVPMLNPLIYSLRNKDVKEAMKRWFDRNWPINKVNFHH, from the coding sequence ATGGAAGGATTGTCATCAGAAGAGAATATGTACAGTATGAAGTTGAAGAACGTAACCAAAGTCACCATGTTTATACTGATGGGGTTCACAGATCAATTTAAGCAGCCGGTCATCCTATTTTTACTGTTTCTTGCCATTTATCTTTTTACTCTTGTAGGAAATTTAGGACTGGTTGTACTGGTCATTGGCAATTCCAGGCTCCACAACCCCATGTACTATTTTCTGAGTGTTCTGTCAGTCTTGGATGCCTGCTGTTCTACAGTTGTCATCCCCAAAATGTTGGTCAATTTCCTGACAGAGAATAAGTCCATTTCAATATCTGGATGTGCAGCACAGATGTTTCTCTTTGTTACTTTTGGAACCACAGAATGCATTCTCTTGGCTGCAATGGCTTATGATCGCTATGTAGCCATCTACAACCCCCTTCTGTATTCAGTAAGCATGTCTCCCAGAGTCTACATGCCACTCATTATTGCTTCGTATGTTGGTGGCACTTTAACTGCTACTACACACACAGTGGCCACGTTCAGCCTGTCCTTCTGTGGATCCAATGAAATTAGACATTTCTTTTGTGATATCCCTCCTCTCCTTGATATTTCTTGTTCTGACACCCACACAAACCAGCTTCTACTCTTCTCCTTTGCTGGCTCTATTGAGATAGTCACTATACTTATTGTTCTGATCTCCTATGCTTTCATTCTGGTGGCCATCCTAAAGATGCACTCGGCTGAAGGGAAGCAAAAAATCTTCTCTACATGTGGCTCTCACCTAACTGGAGTGTCAATTTATCATGGGACTATCCTCTTCATGTATGTGAGACCAAGTTCCAACTACACTTTGGAGCATGACATGATAGTGTCAGTATTTTACACCATTGTGGTTCCCATGCTGAATCCTCTCATTTACAGTTTGAGGAACAAAGATGTAAAAGAGGCAATGAAAAGATGGTTTGATAGAAATTGGCCTATTAATAAAGTGAATTTTCATCACTga